A single window of Amyelois transitella isolate CPQ chromosome 17, ilAmyTran1.1, whole genome shotgun sequence DNA harbors:
- the LOC106142202 gene encoding uncharacterized protein LOC106142202 isoform X1 has translation MDVTACFSFSKLESPWRKDGDWKARYSRLYSFHHSSVQKEEEPRISFMANDSLPFASMSKTRTSRQESSISDTSSPRYLTTLLSQRSEMYSSNAGSQNMQNDNLGGHETLLLNMVRARSRELEEAADQTLDLPQDVSDDQSSDVCTHGLNMMRMTERSISRSRVSRISTRRDMDIPSILAFTTDIEPEPAHREIPAFQRSSGAKQEEKLRWSIRRSVCPVCSQKWKDRSSITNIKNSGLKRNTSMELPSVIAPARLRSSITIGYVPRPALPAVDEDLGINRRMFRSSSASWQLIRARRFRAPKPIVPSPEDSKPPIISEPLAQKDLDYRVYRFLTDEDVKLIW, from the exons ATGGATGTTACGGCTTGTTTCAGTTTCAG caaACTCGAATCACCTTGGAGGAAAGATGGCGACTGGAAAGCACGATATTCACGACTGTACTCCTTTCATCACTCTTCTGT CCAGAAAGAGGAAGAGCCACGCATATCGTTCATGGCGAACGACTCCTTGCCTTTCGCCTCCATGTCGAAGACACGCACGAGTCGCCAGGAGAGCTCTATTTCCGATACCTCCAGTCCTCGGTACCTCACCACCCTGCTCTCCCAAAGAAGCGAGATGTACAGCAGCAATGCGGGATCACAAAATATGCA AAACGACAACTTAGGAGGCCACGAAACACTACTGCTTAATATGGTGCGCGCGCGCAGTCGGGAGTTGGAAGAAGCGGCAGATCAGACGCTGGACCTGCCGCAGGACGTATCCGATGA CCAATCCAGTGATGTCTGCACCCACGGGCTGAACATGATGCGCATGACAGAGCGCAGCATCTCCCGTTCCCGCGTGTCCAGGATCTCTACTCGTCGTGACATGGATATTCCATCCATCCTGGCCTTCACCACCGACATCGAACCAGAACCG gcACATCGAGAGATTCCAGCTTTCCAAAGATCAAGTGGGGCAAAACAGGAAGAAAAACTGCGTTGGTCTATCCGCCGTTCGGTCTGTCCAGTTTGTTCGCAGAAGTGGAAGGACCGAAGCTCTATAACTAACATCAAAAATTCCG GCTTAAAACGGAACACTTCAATGGAGTTGCCATCAGTCATAGCACCAGCACGACTACGATCTTCAATTACAATAGGATA CGTTCCTCGTCCTGCCCTGCCTGCAGTTGACGAAGACTTAGGCATAAATCGCAGAATGTTCCGAAGCTCGAGTGCCTCTTGGCAGCTGATCCGTGCTCGACGCTTCAGGGCCCCAAAACCAATAGTTCCTTCGCCAGAAGACAGCAAACCCCCAATCATATCGGAACCATTGGCGCAAAAAGATTTGGATTACCGTGTCTATCGATTTCTTACGGACGAAGATGTTAAGTTAATTTGGTGA
- the LOC106142202 gene encoding uncharacterized protein LOC106142202 isoform X2: MANDSLPFASMSKTRTSRQESSISDTSSPRYLTTLLSQRSEMYSSNAGSQNMQNDNLGGHETLLLNMVRARSRELEEAADQTLDLPQDVSDDQSSDVCTHGLNMMRMTERSISRSRVSRISTRRDMDIPSILAFTTDIEPEPAHREIPAFQRSSGAKQEEKLRWSIRRSVCPVCSQKWKDRSSITNIKNSGLKRNTSMELPSVIAPARLRSSITIGYVPRPALPAVDEDLGINRRMFRSSSASWQLIRARRFRAPKPIVPSPEDSKPPIISEPLAQKDLDYRVYRFLTDEDVKLIW; this comes from the exons ATGGCGAACGACTCCTTGCCTTTCGCCTCCATGTCGAAGACACGCACGAGTCGCCAGGAGAGCTCTATTTCCGATACCTCCAGTCCTCGGTACCTCACCACCCTGCTCTCCCAAAGAAGCGAGATGTACAGCAGCAATGCGGGATCACAAAATATGCA AAACGACAACTTAGGAGGCCACGAAACACTACTGCTTAATATGGTGCGCGCGCGCAGTCGGGAGTTGGAAGAAGCGGCAGATCAGACGCTGGACCTGCCGCAGGACGTATCCGATGA CCAATCCAGTGATGTCTGCACCCACGGGCTGAACATGATGCGCATGACAGAGCGCAGCATCTCCCGTTCCCGCGTGTCCAGGATCTCTACTCGTCGTGACATGGATATTCCATCCATCCTGGCCTTCACCACCGACATCGAACCAGAACCG gcACATCGAGAGATTCCAGCTTTCCAAAGATCAAGTGGGGCAAAACAGGAAGAAAAACTGCGTTGGTCTATCCGCCGTTCGGTCTGTCCAGTTTGTTCGCAGAAGTGGAAGGACCGAAGCTCTATAACTAACATCAAAAATTCCG GCTTAAAACGGAACACTTCAATGGAGTTGCCATCAGTCATAGCACCAGCACGACTACGATCTTCAATTACAATAGGATA CGTTCCTCGTCCTGCCCTGCCTGCAGTTGACGAAGACTTAGGCATAAATCGCAGAATGTTCCGAAGCTCGAGTGCCTCTTGGCAGCTGATCCGTGCTCGACGCTTCAGGGCCCCAAAACCAATAGTTCCTTCGCCAGAAGACAGCAAACCCCCAATCATATCGGAACCATTGGCGCAAAAAGATTTGGATTACCGTGTCTATCGATTTCTTACGGACGAAGATGTTAAGTTAATTTGGTGA